The Roseimicrobium gellanilyticum DNA segment AGAATGTTCCTCGGGACTTATTCCCAAAGGCTTTAGTGTTGCCAGCGAAGAGAAAAGAGAAGCCCGCGATGGAGGAATGAAAACTCGAAGAGGCGAAATTTGGCGACGCCGGACCTAATCAATAGCTCCCCTTCACATGCCCTTCGCCTAAGATTGGGGTAGGATAGGGAAAGCCTATTGGTCTACCAGATTGCCTTGGTGGTTCCATGGGAAGGCGCTTTGCTCGCAAAACGAACCGTATGCGGATCAACTGGAACCGCTGTCGTGCTGTTCTAGAAGCAGGGCCCTGAGCCGCTGATAATCCCAGTCAAATCGGGACAATTTTTGTCAGGAGCGCCTCGATCTGTGGTCGTATTTCATCCGCAACTGAAGCGCAGGAGAGATCCACCCCGCTCATCTGCTTGTTGACGAACATGGGCCACGGGTTGCTCGAACGTCAGCGCATCCGAACCGATTTTGTTCGGACCGCTCTCAAACTCGTGCGGCACCATATTCGGATGCTGCAAATCGAGAAGCTGGAGCAACATTACGACGCCCTCGATGGTCGTGACCATCGCAAAGACGATGATGGTTGACGATGAGGCGTGATATTAGTGCGCCGAGTATTGGCCATTTCTACTGGGTATCTCTCTCGCTCCTGCGTTGCCTCTCACAATTGTGCGGAGATTGCAGCGACGTCTGGAACGGAATCCTTCGCGAACGAAGATTTAGCTCAAAGTGGGGACAGCGAATCGCAAAACCAGATGAGTGGGTTGCATTCACCTAGTGAAAGTAGCCGACTCTCAATCCTGCCTCCAACTCGAACGGAACTCCCATCCGGTGTGTGGCGGGTGCGAAGCAGAATTTCTATTCCTCATGAAACACAACTCAACGCACCCATACCAGCGACTAACCTCCCTAGTTGCCAGCTGCCTCCTGGCCGGTTCCAACGTCGTGGCGCAAAACGCTCCGAAGCCCGAGGCGCCAAAACCCGAGGCGCCAGCGCCTGAGGGCACTGTCTTGCTGCCCGATGTCGTGATCACTGGAAACCATCCTATTCGCTATCTGGTGACCTCCACTTCGACCGCGCTGCTCACGGACCTTCCGCTGATTGAGACACCCTTTAGCGTGAGCGTTTACAACGAGGAGCTAATCGAGGATCAGCGCGCGTTCACTCTCAAAGAAGTTCTGCAGAATGATCCGAGCATCGCGATTCAGATGCCTGGCGGGTACTACGGTTTTCAAAACTTCGGCCTGCGCGGTTTTCGGGTGGACAATTTCAACGGCTACCGTGTCGACGGCCTCCCGGTGATCAATACCGTTGCTCCCTCCCTCGATGACAAGGCCCAGGTGGAACTGCTCAAAGGGCCTGCCGCACTGCAATACGGGTTCATGCCTCCTGGCGGCGCGATCAACCTCGTGCGCAAACACCCGCTGGAAGACTTCTCGACCAGCCTCCAGTTCGATATCGATACCTTCGGAAGTTTGTATGGCCAGATCGATGTGAGTGACATCGTGGCTGACGGCAAGTTTGGCTACCGCCTGGTACTTGCTGCCGACGAGTTCGAAAGCTTCTACGACAATTCCGATGGCGACCGCTTCATGGGTTCACTGTACACCGAGTGGAAGCCAACAGATGCGGTGAAGATCTGGAGTACGATCGGGGGCCAGAACCTTGAGCGCAGCGGCTACTACGGTCCGATGATCACTGCCAATGGACGTCTGCTGGATACCGGCGTGAAGACCAACATCATGCAGGACTGGGCGCGCAACGAGCACGAGACCTTCGACGCAGCGGTCGGCATCGATGCCGAGTTCAACGACGATTGGAAGATGCGCTTCTACGTGAGCTACCAGGATGCCCAACGCGATTCCCGTCTGAGCTATCCGTATTCGGTTCAGGAGAACGGTGACTTCACGGAAGGTGCCTTGCTCACCAATGGACCCTTCGAATGGCAGTCCTGGGGCATTCATGGCCACATCGAAGGCAACTTCGAAACCGGCCCCCTGAAGCATAAGACCGTGTTTGGCGCCGAGTGGCGCGCCTACGACAGCAGCGGCGAGCGCAGCTTCCCTGACGTGGGTCCAAACAACGCCTATAAGTTGAACCCGCTCCCCATCCCGTCGGCAGGCGGTTGGACGGCGCTTGATTTCGAGTATGATGAATTCGGCGTCTTCGCGACCGACATCATCGAATTCAACGAGCATTGGTCGATCTTGCTTGGTGGCCGCTTTGGCCGGTTTGAGAACACCTATCCGGATGACCCCGCCTCCAACGATACGGTGGATGCATGGACCCCGACTGCAGCATTGATGTTCTCGCCGGTCGAGAATGTGCACGCCTACTTCACCTACACCCAGGGTGTGCAGGACGGTGGAACTGCGAGTCGTGCTGCAACGAATGCCTTCGAGCCCCTCGGTGTGCAGCGGTCCGAACAGTTCGAACTTGGCGTGAAGACTGAATGGCTGGACGGACGTCTTGCGGGCGAGTTGGCCCTGTTCCAAATCGAGCAGGATCTCCCCACGATGAATCCCACGACTGGCATCGAGTCGTTTTCCGGCAACCAACGTCATCGGGGCCTTGAATTCACCCTTCGAGGCAAAGTCACGGATCATCTGCAGACAGGTGTCGCCGTGATGTTCCTGGATGCCGAGCAGGAGGACACTGGAGTTGCCGAATACGATGGACGCCGTCCCCAGTATGTCCCGTCGTATCAGGCCAACGTCTGGGCGTCGCTGGACATCCCGCAGGTGCCTGGCCTCTCTCTGAACGCGAATGCCCGTTTTGTGGACAAGCAATACCTCGATCAGGGCGAGGAGTTCGCCACGGATTCCTATGTCGTGGTGGACGTGGGAGCGAGCTACCGGCGCAGAATCGCCGATGCTGACTGGACGTTCCGCGTGGGTGTTCGGAACCTGCTGGATGAGCGCTACTTCGAATCCGGCGAGTACTATCCGGGAGACGCTGGCTATCTGGCTTACGGATCACCTGTGTCGGCGGTGTTCTCCATTCAGGTTGATTTCTGATTCGTTTCAGGACTGACCTTTGCCGCATTTGCTGCGGCACCCGGACAACCCAGGTGCCGCAGCTTATTTCCGGAACGCATTCCCAAAAAGACGTGGCTGTTCCACGTGGCCTTGTGGCTATCCCGACATTGGATAGACGCGTGGGAAACCTATGCAGTGTTGTGATTCTGATAGCTGGCCATGTCTGCCCATCATCTCACTTGTCTGGCGATTCTTTGCGCCTCCATGACCTGCCTTCATGCGGGGGTTCAGGAGATAGCTGAACCCGAAGCTGCATCCATCGTGCATGGGGAAGTTGGCATTGCGGTGGCGAACCAATACATCACTCGCGGATTTGTCGTGCAGGATGACGGCACCTCCTTCCAGCCTCATCTGGATCTCAGCGTTACCTTCTTCGATGGGGACGGTTTCTTCAACTCCGCCTCGGCCTTCATCGGTCTTTGGTCGGCTATCGGTTCGACTCCTTACGAAAGCGTTGGCAGAGATGGCAGTCGACACACAGAATTCGACTACGGTCTCGGTGTCTCCATCAGCTTCGCCGAACGCTGGATGATTTCCAGCTACTACAATCGCTGGACCAGTCCTGCCGGGGCCTACAATGACGGCCACTGGATCAATGCGACGCTTGAGTTTGATGATCACGGACTATTTCCAGCGACCTTTTCCCTGGAGCCATTTCTCCAGATAGCGCACGAATTTGGCAGCGACCTCGCGCCTGGGTTGAGTTTTGAACCCGGCATCCGTCCCAATGTGACGTTCTTCCCGGAAAGCGACAGCCCCGTGAATGCGGGCCTGCTGGTGATGGCTGGACTGGGGCGTGGATACTTCGGTGTGGACTACGGCTACTTCGCCATCGGCCCGCAGATGTCAGTTCCGCTCGGCTTTATCGATCCCTCAGCCGGAAGTTGGACTGTCTATGCGGAGTGCCTCTACTACGACTTCGGCAAGATCACGACGGCTGAGAATGGTCAGGACCACACTTGGTTGATCAGCATCAAGCTAGCCGTCGCTTTCTAGCGGTGGCGCACATTTGCGGCGCCCCCTTTTCACTAATTTCACCCCTTTGAGTTTCTTGGACACTCAGCATTCTCTTTGCCTCGAAAGGCTGCACGATAGCGTCCGATTCATTCCGGACGAGGCCGAGCAACGCGTCATCCGCCAGTTCGTTGAAGCCCTGCTGTTCGAGCGGCTGGTAGATTACAAAATAAGGCCTCGAACGGCTGTCGGCTCAGGAGCATCCGATGCCGAGCCCATCTATGGCTCGCAGGTGGATTTCCCGGTAGGGGATCTGCGTTTTCAGTGCTTGGCGACCTTCTCTTCCTACGACCGCGTCCGAATCGCGCAAGGCAGTGTGGTCCGGATGGTGGAAGGCAAGCCGACACCTTTTCGCATGGCTGAACTGCTTCGCGCCATGGAGGTGCCGCTGGCGGGAAAACAACGCTTGCTCGAAGAACTGGCGCAAACGATCGAGCTCCATCGGTGGAACCGGGTCCACCTCGACCACCACCTGCATTCACGCCGGACACACGGTTTCCAAGAGCTGGAATCAGCCATCGTTGAAGGCCACCAGTACCATCCGAGTTTCAAGACACGAACGGGTTTTTCACTCGCCGACCATCAATCCTACGGCTCGGAAACGGGGAACACCTTTCAACTGCACTTCGCGGCGGTGAACCGCGAACTCCTGCGCTCGGCGCTGCCCGGGAGCGAGGCCGACTTCTGGAAGCGCGAATTGGGCGATGGCACCTGCGAAGGGCTCGCTGGGCGACTCAAGGAACTCGGTGGAGACTTTGAGCGTTTCGCCCTCGTTCCAATTCATCCATGGCAGGCGAAGGACCTGCGTGAGCGCGGGTTCGGAGAAGTCCTCGACTCGGGCGACCTGATTCCCCTGGGTGCGGCTGGCGATTTCTATCATGCTTCCCAATCCCTGCGAACGCTGGTCAACGCCACCCATCCGGAGAAGGCGAACATCAAGCTGCCGCTCGACATCGTCTGCACCTCGTCGCGCCGCAATCTGGAGCCGCACTTCGTCTGCACGGCTCCGCTCCTTTCGAAATGGATCGTCTCCCTTGTGGAGGAAGATCGCTTCCTCCAGGACGGCAACCGCCTGCAACTCCTCAGCGAGTATGCCGCCGTCTCCTACGAGCCTGAGGAAGACGAGGACACGGCGGGACTGCTTGGCGT contains these protein-coding regions:
- a CDS encoding TonB-dependent siderophore receptor; this encodes MKHNSTHPYQRLTSLVASCLLAGSNVVAQNAPKPEAPKPEAPAPEGTVLLPDVVITGNHPIRYLVTSTSTALLTDLPLIETPFSVSVYNEELIEDQRAFTLKEVLQNDPSIAIQMPGGYYGFQNFGLRGFRVDNFNGYRVDGLPVINTVAPSLDDKAQVELLKGPAALQYGFMPPGGAINLVRKHPLEDFSTSLQFDIDTFGSLYGQIDVSDIVADGKFGYRLVLAADEFESFYDNSDGDRFMGSLYTEWKPTDAVKIWSTIGGQNLERSGYYGPMITANGRLLDTGVKTNIMQDWARNEHETFDAAVGIDAEFNDDWKMRFYVSYQDAQRDSRLSYPYSVQENGDFTEGALLTNGPFEWQSWGIHGHIEGNFETGPLKHKTVFGAEWRAYDSSGERSFPDVGPNNAYKLNPLPIPSAGGWTALDFEYDEFGVFATDIIEFNEHWSILLGGRFGRFENTYPDDPASNDTVDAWTPTAALMFSPVENVHAYFTYTQGVQDGGTASRAATNAFEPLGVQRSEQFELGVKTEWLDGRLAGELALFQIEQDLPTMNPTTGIESFSGNQRHRGLEFTLRGKVTDHLQTGVAVMFLDAEQEDTGVAEYDGRRPQYVPSYQANVWASLDIPQVPGLSLNANARFVDKQYLDQGEEFATDSYVVVDVGASYRRRIADADWTFRVGVRNLLDERYFESGEYYPGDAGYLAYGSPVSAVFSIQVDF
- a CDS encoding IucA/IucC family protein is translated as MRRPLFTNFTPLSFLDTQHSLCLERLHDSVRFIPDEAEQRVIRQFVEALLFERLVDYKIRPRTAVGSGASDAEPIYGSQVDFPVGDLRFQCLATFSSYDRVRIAQGSVVRMVEGKPTPFRMAELLRAMEVPLAGKQRLLEELAQTIELHRWNRVHLDHHLHSRRTHGFQELESAIVEGHQYHPSFKTRTGFSLADHQSYGSETGNTFQLHFAAVNRELLRSALPGSEADFWKRELGDGTCEGLAGRLKELGGDFERFALVPIHPWQAKDLRERGFGEVLDSGDLIPLGAAGDFYHASQSLRTLVNATHPEKANIKLPLDIVCTSSRRNLEPHFVCTAPLLSKWIVSLVEEDRFLQDGNRLQLLSEYAAVSYEPEEDEDTAGLLGVIFRESIVGRLAEGETAIPFTALTLVESDGRAFIADWIKNYSAERWAERLIEVVVIPIWHMLVHHGIAFEAHAQNLILVHENGWPKRVVLRDFHEDTEFVPEFLGRPETEPDLTSVDPFFETIPLDDGYRMELVESLRQLYVDTVYVFNLADVSFLLERFHDFTETEFWKLVRAKLDAYAASEVTEASRIASLEADKPRIIVESLLTKTIHRGGTLDYYEHEVRNTLSREAP